In Vespula pensylvanica isolate Volc-1 chromosome 16, ASM1446617v1, whole genome shotgun sequence, the following proteins share a genomic window:
- the LOC122634926 gene encoding GTPase-activating protein skywalker isoform X4 codes for MLVTQTPSSMDNPPNMLSVLEGEAQNDVDDIFPPHVDTTNIVIQPESPTSKKQPLKTFKEVNALLQTGRKREVKLIIRENAWPLNNGIRAQLWPALCNQYAHGKNMLDGFYWDMVNQVFGTTELPEKSIMLPPFVDSTHCLSYNLTRKGRSVADRVVSVLGYACPDITYSPSLYPITALLLHFMPEEECYHCMASLVAVKEKMFITQTKLLYEVTWKTVEQITKKHVKSAAVHLTRHCSVSRAERIYMDWIWWILQLLPFQHLVRVIDCFLHEGIKVFYRVAMAIVLQFYKHSSSQNSEWMVEITKNGVDAALSKFCRQIPVTPAKFLQTAFRIRGLSSAYISRVFLRTEMALKSRSVLTGSKSLTRSRSTDNLPTSQSQVNIQMMSHTLTIRELFTLWSWLPMRITMYQPILLYTTEEHGCSLTTFYVRVEQHEPTLLMIKTCNNEVFGAYCSTRWCERNLKDDKGQRQAYFGTGETFLFSLYPERAKYPWVGMDSSHNDSRVHHSAELFMAADSKMITIGGGDGQAIWMDENIRYGKTDRCSTFNNPPLCASGDFEIRVLEVYGFAGA; via the exons ATGTTGGTCACGCAGACTCCCTCCTCGATGGACAATCCACCGAATATGTTATCGGTGCTCGAGGGGGAGGCGCAAAACGACGTGGATGACATATTCCCACCGCATGTCGATACTACGAACATCGTAATACAACCAGAATCGCCAACAAGTAAGAAGCAACCATTGAAGACCTTCAAAGAGGTCAATGCACTTTTACAAACAGGCAGGAAGAGggaagtaaaattaattattagggAGAATGCTTGGCCTTTAAACAATGGTATCAGGGCACAACTTTGGCCGGCTCTTTGCAATCAGTATGCACATGGAAAAAATATGCTTGATGGATTTTATTGGGACATGGTGAATCAAGTCTTTGGAACTACAG agtTACCTGAAAAATCAATCATGTTGCCGCCATTCGTCGATAGCACGCATTGTCTATCGTATAATTTAACGAGAAAAGGTAGAAGCGTCGCTGATAGAGTCGTTTCTGTTCTTGGATACGCTTGTCCTGATATTACTTATAGTCCATCGTTGTATCCTATTACTGCCCTTCTATTACACTTCATGCCAG aagaagaatgtTATCACTGCATGGCCAGTTTAGTAgctgtaaaagaaaaaatgtttattacgCAAACGAAACTTCTTTACGAAGTTACGTGGAAAACGGTAGAGCAGATAACTAAGAAACATGTG aaatcaGCAGCAGTACATTTAACAAGGCATTGTTCTGTCTCAAGAGCAGAAAGGATTTACATGGATTGGATTTGGTGGATCCTTCAACTTCTTCCATTTCAACATCTTGTTAGAGTGATAGACTGCTTTTTACACGAAGGCATTAag GTCTTCTATCGAGTAGCTATGGCAATTGTTCTGCAATTCTACAAACATTCGTCGTCGCAAAATTCAGAATGGATGGTCGAAATAACTAAAAATGGTGTGGATGCTGCTCTTTCGAAGTTCTGCAGACAGATAcca GTAACGCCGGCAAAATTTTTGCAAACTGCATTTCGAATTCGTGGACTTAGTTCGGCATACATATCACGAGTGTTCCTGCGTACGGAAATGGCTTTGAAAAGTAGAAGCGTATTGACAGGGTCCAAGTCATTAACAAGATCTCGATCAACGGATAATCTACCTACGAGTCAATCTCAAGTCAACATCCAAATGATGTCTCATACATTGACGATAAGAGAA TTATTCACCTTATGGTCATGGCTACCTATGAGAATAACCATGTACCAACCAATTTTGCTGTACACCACAGAAGAACACGGATGTTCTTTGACAACATTTTATGTACGCGTTGAACAACACGAACCAACTCTTTTAATGATAAAGACATGTAATAACGAG gtTTTTGGAGCGTATTGCTCGACAAGATGGTGTGAACGTAATTTAAAGGATGATAAGGGTCAAAGACAAGCGTATTTTGGTACAGGAGAAACATTCCTGTTTAGTTTGTATCCAGAAAGAGCCAAGTATCCATGGGTAGGTATGGATTCTTCGCACAATGATTCTAGAGTACATCATTCGGCTGAATTATTTATGGCGGCCGATTCAAAAATGATAACAATTGGTGGAGG agacGGCCAAGCAATTTGGATGGATGAAAACATAAGATACGGCAAAACCGACCGGTGCTCAACATTTAATAATCCACCATTATGTGCTAGCGGTGATTTTGAAATCAGGGTACTCGAGGTATATGGCTTTGCCGGTGCTTGA
- the LOC122634929 gene encoding kynurenine 3-monooxygenase isoform X3, translating to MGQSIDLALSTRGREALRAVDLEDALVNQHGIAMRGRMLHGKNGRLKEMIYDSVKGNCIYSVNRQYLNEILLNAAEKRPEVKLHFNSKIVDADIDQGKLTILNMKNHTTEEVNIDLIIGADGAYSTIRKIFMKRPLFNCSQIYIEHGYIELFIPSGKNNEFSMSGNHLHIWPRDDFMMIALPNEDHSFTANLFAPFKTLDKLKTSESLIKFYKEQFPDLLALIGQEKLVKDYFERQPKTLISIKCKPFHMGKRAILVGDAAHAMVPFYAQGMNAGFEDILLLDNLMEKYNSNLNEVLSKFSELRCNDAEAICDLAMYNYIEMRHLVTKKSFVFRRHLDTILHKFIPNTWIPLYSTVHFSRMSFQECIANKKWQDKVLQRGLWCLGTVLTTIFVLSFTKINFE from the exons atggGTCAGAGTATAGATCTAGCTTTATCAACACGTGGACGAGAAGCTTTAAGAGCCGTAGATCTTGAAGACGCTCTTGTTAATCAACATGGTATAGCTATGAGAGGTAGAATGTTACATGGTAAAAACGGCCGattgaaagaaatgatttatgaCAGTGTCAAAGGAAAT TGCATTTATTCTGTAAATAGACAATAtctcaatgaaattttacTCAACG CTGCAGAAAAGCGTCCAGAAGTAAAACTTCACTTTAATTCAAAAATCGTTGATGCTGATATCGATCAAggaaaattaacaattttgaa TATGAAAAATCATACGACGGAAGAagtaaatattgatttaataatcgGAGCAGATGGAGCTTATTCCACAATACGTAAAATCTTTATGAAAAGACCACTTTTTAATTGCAGTCAGATTTACATAGAACATGGAtacattgaattatttattccatctggaaaaaataacgag ttttcaatGAGCGGTAATCATCTTCATATTTGGCCAAGGGACGACTTTATGATGATAGCATTACCAAACGAGGATCACAGTTTTACTGCTAATCTCTTCGCACCTTTTAAAACTCTAGACAAATTGAAAACATCtgaaagtttaataaaattttacaaggaACAATTTCCAGATTTGTTGGCATTGATCGGCCAGGAAAAATTAGTAAAAGATTATTTCGAAAGGCAACCGAAAACTTTGATTTCGATAaag tgTAAACCATTTCACATGGGTAAAAGGGCTATTTTGGTTGGAGATGCTGCTCATGCTATGGTACCATTTTATGCTCAAGGAATGAACGCC GGATTCGAGGATATTCTGTTACTGGATAATctaatggaaaaatataattcgaatttaaacgaagttctttcaaaattttcgGAACTTCGGTGTAACGATGCAGAAGCAATATGTGATTTAGcgatgtataattatatagag aTGAGGCATTTAGTAACAAAAAAGTCTTTCGTTTTCCGTCGACATCTCGATactattttacataaatttattccAAATACTTGGATACCACTTTATAGTACGGTACATTTCAGTCGTATGAGTTTCCAAGAATGTATTGCTAATAAAAAATGGCAAGATAag GTATTGCAAAGAGGTCTGTGGTGCTTAGGAACAGTGTTAACTactatttttgttctctcctttacaaaaattaatttcgaatag
- the LOC122634820 gene encoding ATP-binding cassette sub-family G member 4-like → MITAILKIPLELAILKKELFNNWYQLRTYYFSLLITDLPIKIFCSLVTCSISYLLSGQLLELNRFLMFFGISAMTTSIADTFGFLIGTLVNPVNGTFIVT, encoded by the exons ATGATAACGGCCATATTGAAAATACCTTTGGAGTTGGCGATATTGAAGAAGGAATTATTCAACAATTGGTATCAACTTAGaacttattatttctctttgctaATAACTGATCtacctataaaaatattttgttctcttGTTACCTGTTCAATTTCATACTTACTCAGTGGTCAACTGCTCGAGTTGAATAGATTTCTCATGTTTTTTGGGATCAGTGCCATGACAACCTCCATTGCTGATACCTTTGGATTTCTAATAGGTACTTTGGTCAATCCCGTGAACGGTACCTTCATAG TTACTTGA
- the LOC122634926 gene encoding GTPase-activating protein skywalker isoform X1: MLVTQTPSSMDNPPNMLSVLEGEAQNDVDDIFPPHVDTTNIVIQPESPTSKKQPLKTFKEVNALLQTGRKREVKLIIRENAWPLNNGIRAQLWPALCNQYAHGKNMLDGFYWDMVNQVFGTTELPEKSIMLPPFVDSTHCLSYNLTRKGRSVADRVVSVLGYACPDITYSPSLYPITALLLHFMPEEECYHCMASLVAVKEKMFITQTKLLYEVTWKTVEQITKKHVKSAAVHLTRHCSVSRAERIYMDWIWWILQLLPFQHLVRVIDCFLHEGIKVFYRVAMAIVLQFYKHSSSQNSEWMVEITKNGVDAALSKFCRQIPVTPAKFLQTAFRIRGLSSAYISRVFLRTEMALKSRSVLTGSKSLTRSRSTDNLPTSQSQVNIQMMSHTLTIREKECEDTYKDRGAHSPGPRALSMGVYPIQNICSQILDMSDLFTLWSWLPMRITMYQPILLYTTEEHGCSLTTFYVRVEQHEPTLLMIKTCNNEVFGAYCSTRWCERNLKDDKGQRQAYFGTGETFLFSLYPERAKYPWVGMDSSHNDSRVHHSAELFMAADSKMITIGGGDGQAIWMDENIRYGKTDRCSTFNNPPLCASGDFEIRVLEVYGFAGA; this comes from the exons ATGTTGGTCACGCAGACTCCCTCCTCGATGGACAATCCACCGAATATGTTATCGGTGCTCGAGGGGGAGGCGCAAAACGACGTGGATGACATATTCCCACCGCATGTCGATACTACGAACATCGTAATACAACCAGAATCGCCAACAAGTAAGAAGCAACCATTGAAGACCTTCAAAGAGGTCAATGCACTTTTACAAACAGGCAGGAAGAGggaagtaaaattaattattagggAGAATGCTTGGCCTTTAAACAATGGTATCAGGGCACAACTTTGGCCGGCTCTTTGCAATCAGTATGCACATGGAAAAAATATGCTTGATGGATTTTATTGGGACATGGTGAATCAAGTCTTTGGAACTACAG agtTACCTGAAAAATCAATCATGTTGCCGCCATTCGTCGATAGCACGCATTGTCTATCGTATAATTTAACGAGAAAAGGTAGAAGCGTCGCTGATAGAGTCGTTTCTGTTCTTGGATACGCTTGTCCTGATATTACTTATAGTCCATCGTTGTATCCTATTACTGCCCTTCTATTACACTTCATGCCAG aagaagaatgtTATCACTGCATGGCCAGTTTAGTAgctgtaaaagaaaaaatgtttattacgCAAACGAAACTTCTTTACGAAGTTACGTGGAAAACGGTAGAGCAGATAACTAAGAAACATGTG aaatcaGCAGCAGTACATTTAACAAGGCATTGTTCTGTCTCAAGAGCAGAAAGGATTTACATGGATTGGATTTGGTGGATCCTTCAACTTCTTCCATTTCAACATCTTGTTAGAGTGATAGACTGCTTTTTACACGAAGGCATTAag GTCTTCTATCGAGTAGCTATGGCAATTGTTCTGCAATTCTACAAACATTCGTCGTCGCAAAATTCAGAATGGATGGTCGAAATAACTAAAAATGGTGTGGATGCTGCTCTTTCGAAGTTCTGCAGACAGATAcca GTAACGCCGGCAAAATTTTTGCAAACTGCATTTCGAATTCGTGGACTTAGTTCGGCATACATATCACGAGTGTTCCTGCGTACGGAAATGGCTTTGAAAAGTAGAAGCGTATTGACAGGGTCCAAGTCATTAACAAGATCTCGATCAACGGATAATCTACCTACGAGTCAATCTCAAGTCAACATCCAAATGATGTCTCATACATTGACGATAAGAGAA AAAGAGTGCGAAGACACGTACAAAGACAGG GGTGCTCACAGTCCTGGACCCAGAGCTCTCTCAATGGGTGTTTATCCCATACAAAACATATGCTCCCAGATTCTTGACATGTCTGAT TTATTCACCTTATGGTCATGGCTACCTATGAGAATAACCATGTACCAACCAATTTTGCTGTACACCACAGAAGAACACGGATGTTCTTTGACAACATTTTATGTACGCGTTGAACAACACGAACCAACTCTTTTAATGATAAAGACATGTAATAACGAG gtTTTTGGAGCGTATTGCTCGACAAGATGGTGTGAACGTAATTTAAAGGATGATAAGGGTCAAAGACAAGCGTATTTTGGTACAGGAGAAACATTCCTGTTTAGTTTGTATCCAGAAAGAGCCAAGTATCCATGGGTAGGTATGGATTCTTCGCACAATGATTCTAGAGTACATCATTCGGCTGAATTATTTATGGCGGCCGATTCAAAAATGATAACAATTGGTGGAGG agacGGCCAAGCAATTTGGATGGATGAAAACATAAGATACGGCAAAACCGACCGGTGCTCAACATTTAATAATCCACCATTATGTGCTAGCGGTGATTTTGAAATCAGGGTACTCGAGGTATATGGCTTTGCCGGTGCTTGA
- the LOC122634926 gene encoding GTPase-activating protein skywalker isoform X2, which yields MLVTQTPSSMDNPPNMLSVLEGEAQNDVDDIFPPHVDTTNIVIQPESPTSKKQPLKTFKEVNALLQTGRKREVKLIIRENAWPLNNGIRAQLWPALCNQYAHGKNMLDGFYWDMVNQVFGTTELPEKSIMLPPFVDSTHCLSYNLTRKGRSVADRVVSVLGYACPDITYSPSLYPITALLLHFMPEEECYHCMASLVAVKEKMFITQTKLLYEVTWKTVEQITKKHVKSAAVHLTRHCSVSRAERIYMDWIWWILQLLPFQHLVRVIDCFLHEGIKVFYRVAMAIVLQFYKHSSSQNSEWMVEITKNGVDAALSKFCRQIPVTPAKFLQTAFRIRGLSSAYISRVFLRTEMALKSRSVLTGSKSLTRSRSTDNLPTSQSQVNIQMMSHTLTIREGAHSPGPRALSMGVYPIQNICSQILDMSDLFTLWSWLPMRITMYQPILLYTTEEHGCSLTTFYVRVEQHEPTLLMIKTCNNEVFGAYCSTRWCERNLKDDKGQRQAYFGTGETFLFSLYPERAKYPWVGMDSSHNDSRVHHSAELFMAADSKMITIGGGDGQAIWMDENIRYGKTDRCSTFNNPPLCASGDFEIRVLEVYGFAGA from the exons ATGTTGGTCACGCAGACTCCCTCCTCGATGGACAATCCACCGAATATGTTATCGGTGCTCGAGGGGGAGGCGCAAAACGACGTGGATGACATATTCCCACCGCATGTCGATACTACGAACATCGTAATACAACCAGAATCGCCAACAAGTAAGAAGCAACCATTGAAGACCTTCAAAGAGGTCAATGCACTTTTACAAACAGGCAGGAAGAGggaagtaaaattaattattagggAGAATGCTTGGCCTTTAAACAATGGTATCAGGGCACAACTTTGGCCGGCTCTTTGCAATCAGTATGCACATGGAAAAAATATGCTTGATGGATTTTATTGGGACATGGTGAATCAAGTCTTTGGAACTACAG agtTACCTGAAAAATCAATCATGTTGCCGCCATTCGTCGATAGCACGCATTGTCTATCGTATAATTTAACGAGAAAAGGTAGAAGCGTCGCTGATAGAGTCGTTTCTGTTCTTGGATACGCTTGTCCTGATATTACTTATAGTCCATCGTTGTATCCTATTACTGCCCTTCTATTACACTTCATGCCAG aagaagaatgtTATCACTGCATGGCCAGTTTAGTAgctgtaaaagaaaaaatgtttattacgCAAACGAAACTTCTTTACGAAGTTACGTGGAAAACGGTAGAGCAGATAACTAAGAAACATGTG aaatcaGCAGCAGTACATTTAACAAGGCATTGTTCTGTCTCAAGAGCAGAAAGGATTTACATGGATTGGATTTGGTGGATCCTTCAACTTCTTCCATTTCAACATCTTGTTAGAGTGATAGACTGCTTTTTACACGAAGGCATTAag GTCTTCTATCGAGTAGCTATGGCAATTGTTCTGCAATTCTACAAACATTCGTCGTCGCAAAATTCAGAATGGATGGTCGAAATAACTAAAAATGGTGTGGATGCTGCTCTTTCGAAGTTCTGCAGACAGATAcca GTAACGCCGGCAAAATTTTTGCAAACTGCATTTCGAATTCGTGGACTTAGTTCGGCATACATATCACGAGTGTTCCTGCGTACGGAAATGGCTTTGAAAAGTAGAAGCGTATTGACAGGGTCCAAGTCATTAACAAGATCTCGATCAACGGATAATCTACCTACGAGTCAATCTCAAGTCAACATCCAAATGATGTCTCATACATTGACGATAAGAGAA GGTGCTCACAGTCCTGGACCCAGAGCTCTCTCAATGGGTGTTTATCCCATACAAAACATATGCTCCCAGATTCTTGACATGTCTGAT TTATTCACCTTATGGTCATGGCTACCTATGAGAATAACCATGTACCAACCAATTTTGCTGTACACCACAGAAGAACACGGATGTTCTTTGACAACATTTTATGTACGCGTTGAACAACACGAACCAACTCTTTTAATGATAAAGACATGTAATAACGAG gtTTTTGGAGCGTATTGCTCGACAAGATGGTGTGAACGTAATTTAAAGGATGATAAGGGTCAAAGACAAGCGTATTTTGGTACAGGAGAAACATTCCTGTTTAGTTTGTATCCAGAAAGAGCCAAGTATCCATGGGTAGGTATGGATTCTTCGCACAATGATTCTAGAGTACATCATTCGGCTGAATTATTTATGGCGGCCGATTCAAAAATGATAACAATTGGTGGAGG agacGGCCAAGCAATTTGGATGGATGAAAACATAAGATACGGCAAAACCGACCGGTGCTCAACATTTAATAATCCACCATTATGTGCTAGCGGTGATTTTGAAATCAGGGTACTCGAGGTATATGGCTTTGCCGGTGCTTGA
- the LOC122634926 gene encoding GTPase-activating protein skywalker isoform X3 → MLVTQTPSSMDNPPNMLSVLEGEAQNDVDDIFPPHVDTTNIVIQPESPTSKKQPLKTFKEVNALLQTGRKREVKLIIRENAWPLNNGIRAQLWPALCNQYAHGKNMLDGFYWDMVNQVFGTTELPEKSIMLPPFVDSTHCLSYNLTRKGRSVADRVVSVLGYACPDITYSPSLYPITALLLHFMPEEECYHCMASLVAVKEKMFITQTKLLYEVTWKTVEQITKKHVKSAAVHLTRHCSVSRAERIYMDWIWWILQLLPFQHLVRVIDCFLHEGIKVFYRVAMAIVLQFYKHSSSQNSEWMVEITKNGVDAALSKFCRQIPVTPAKFLQTAFRIRGLSSAYISRVFLRTEMALKSRSVLTGSKSLTRSRSTDNLPTSQSQVNIQMMSHTLTIREKECEDTYKDRLFTLWSWLPMRITMYQPILLYTTEEHGCSLTTFYVRVEQHEPTLLMIKTCNNEVFGAYCSTRWCERNLKDDKGQRQAYFGTGETFLFSLYPERAKYPWVGMDSSHNDSRVHHSAELFMAADSKMITIGGGDGQAIWMDENIRYGKTDRCSTFNNPPLCASGDFEIRVLEVYGFAGA, encoded by the exons ATGTTGGTCACGCAGACTCCCTCCTCGATGGACAATCCACCGAATATGTTATCGGTGCTCGAGGGGGAGGCGCAAAACGACGTGGATGACATATTCCCACCGCATGTCGATACTACGAACATCGTAATACAACCAGAATCGCCAACAAGTAAGAAGCAACCATTGAAGACCTTCAAAGAGGTCAATGCACTTTTACAAACAGGCAGGAAGAGggaagtaaaattaattattagggAGAATGCTTGGCCTTTAAACAATGGTATCAGGGCACAACTTTGGCCGGCTCTTTGCAATCAGTATGCACATGGAAAAAATATGCTTGATGGATTTTATTGGGACATGGTGAATCAAGTCTTTGGAACTACAG agtTACCTGAAAAATCAATCATGTTGCCGCCATTCGTCGATAGCACGCATTGTCTATCGTATAATTTAACGAGAAAAGGTAGAAGCGTCGCTGATAGAGTCGTTTCTGTTCTTGGATACGCTTGTCCTGATATTACTTATAGTCCATCGTTGTATCCTATTACTGCCCTTCTATTACACTTCATGCCAG aagaagaatgtTATCACTGCATGGCCAGTTTAGTAgctgtaaaagaaaaaatgtttattacgCAAACGAAACTTCTTTACGAAGTTACGTGGAAAACGGTAGAGCAGATAACTAAGAAACATGTG aaatcaGCAGCAGTACATTTAACAAGGCATTGTTCTGTCTCAAGAGCAGAAAGGATTTACATGGATTGGATTTGGTGGATCCTTCAACTTCTTCCATTTCAACATCTTGTTAGAGTGATAGACTGCTTTTTACACGAAGGCATTAag GTCTTCTATCGAGTAGCTATGGCAATTGTTCTGCAATTCTACAAACATTCGTCGTCGCAAAATTCAGAATGGATGGTCGAAATAACTAAAAATGGTGTGGATGCTGCTCTTTCGAAGTTCTGCAGACAGATAcca GTAACGCCGGCAAAATTTTTGCAAACTGCATTTCGAATTCGTGGACTTAGTTCGGCATACATATCACGAGTGTTCCTGCGTACGGAAATGGCTTTGAAAAGTAGAAGCGTATTGACAGGGTCCAAGTCATTAACAAGATCTCGATCAACGGATAATCTACCTACGAGTCAATCTCAAGTCAACATCCAAATGATGTCTCATACATTGACGATAAGAGAA AAAGAGTGCGAAGACACGTACAAAGACAGG TTATTCACCTTATGGTCATGGCTACCTATGAGAATAACCATGTACCAACCAATTTTGCTGTACACCACAGAAGAACACGGATGTTCTTTGACAACATTTTATGTACGCGTTGAACAACACGAACCAACTCTTTTAATGATAAAGACATGTAATAACGAG gtTTTTGGAGCGTATTGCTCGACAAGATGGTGTGAACGTAATTTAAAGGATGATAAGGGTCAAAGACAAGCGTATTTTGGTACAGGAGAAACATTCCTGTTTAGTTTGTATCCAGAAAGAGCCAAGTATCCATGGGTAGGTATGGATTCTTCGCACAATGATTCTAGAGTACATCATTCGGCTGAATTATTTATGGCGGCCGATTCAAAAATGATAACAATTGGTGGAGG agacGGCCAAGCAATTTGGATGGATGAAAACATAAGATACGGCAAAACCGACCGGTGCTCAACATTTAATAATCCACCATTATGTGCTAGCGGTGATTTTGAAATCAGGGTACTCGAGGTATATGGCTTTGCCGGTGCTTGA